In Chryseobacterium sp. C-71, the genomic window AGGTTCGAGATTCAGCAAAGAAACCAAAGGGCATACTTTTACGGTTTCATCAATCACCAGAACATTGGAAGATCAGTGCAGGTTAAGAAAAGTTAATGCAAATGCATCGCTGGGAATCAGTTCCCACAATTATGGTAATTCTTTCGATATTTCTTACGTGAGATTTAATAATAAACTTAAAACAAACCCTAAACTAGAGGTTGCTTTAGAAAAAGTTTTAAAATATTATGCCAGTGCCGGACGGATTTATTACATCAAAGAACGCCAGCAAAGCTGTTTTCATATCACCGTTAGGAATTATTAAATTTAAAGTCCTTTATTTTGCGTATTTTTGCACCCGAAAAATATTCAGTACACATTATTCATTATTAATTACTCATAAAGATGCTTTCGGTTCAAGGTTTAGGCTTACATCATTCGGGAAACTACTTGTTTCAAAACGTGAATTTCACCATTAAAAAGGATGATAAAATTGGTTTGGTTGGTAAAAATGGAGCGGGAAAATCTACGCTTCTGAAAATGCTTTCCGGCGAAATTACTTTCTATGAAGGAAACATCGTTCCTGAAGGAAATATTACCATAGGATTCCTGAAACAGGATCTTGATTTTGTGAAAGGCAGAACCGTTTGGAATGAAACTATGCAGGCTTTTGAGCAAATTAATGCTTGGAAAGAAGAACTTGAGGAAATCAATCATCAACTAACCGTAAGAACCGATTACGAAAGTGATGCTTATACCGATCTGATCAACAGAATGACTGATCTCAATGACCTTTTGATGCACCATGATGCCTATAATCTGGAAGGTGATATTGAAAAGGTTCTATTCGGTTTAGGATTTAAAGCTGATGATTTCCAAAAAATCACTGATGAATTTTCCGGAGGTTGGAGAATGAGAATCGAATTGGCAAAATTGCTTCTTCAGAAGAATGATTTGATGCTTCTCGATGAGCCTACCAACCACTTGGATATGGAATCGATCATTTGGCTCGAAAACTTTTTGAAAGATTATCCTGGAGGGATCCTTCTGGTAAGTCACGATAAACAGTTTATGACGGCAGTTTGTAACAGAACTTTCGATGTCAACAACAGAAAAGTAGATGATTATAAAGCCAATTATTCTAAATATTTGGTGATGCGTGAAGACCGCCGTGAAAAACTGATTCAGGCTAAGAAGAATCAGGATGCGGAAATCAAGCAGATGGAAGATAACATCAACAAATTCCGTGCGAGTGCGACCAAAGCGTCTTTTGCGCAGTCGTTGATTAAAAAATTAGATAAAATAGAACGTATTGAGGTTGATAACGAAGACGTTTCTAAATTCAACATTCGTTTCGTGCAATCACAGGTTCCCGGCAAAGTTATTTTCGAAGCTGAAAATCTTGGTAAAGCTTACGGTCAGAAACAAATTTTTGACGATGTAGACTTTATCGTTCAGCGAGGTGACAGAATTGCACTTCTTGGACAAAACGGACAAGGGAAAACGACTTTAGCGAAAATTCTTTCTGGAGATATTAAAGATTATTCAGGAAACTGGAACTTAGGTCACAACGTTAATATTGGTTATTTTGCCCAAAATCAGGAAGAGGTTTTAACGCCAAATAAAACCGTTCAGGAAGAAGCTGAAGATGCGGCGACTGAAGAAACAAGACCGAGAGTAAGAGATTTGTTAGGATCTTTCCTTTTCCAGGGTGAAGCTGTAAATAAAAAAACAAAAGTGCTTTCCGGAGGAGAAAGAAACCGTCTGGCGCTTTGTAAATTGCTTCTTCGTCCGTTCAACACACTGATTATGGATGAGCCTACCAATCACCTGGATATTCAGTCTAAGGAGATTATCAAGTTGGCTTTACAGAAATTTGAAGGTACGTTGATCGTAATTTCTCACGATAGAGAATTTTTACAAGGACTTTGTGATAAAATTTATGAATTCCGTGACGGGCATATGAAAGAATTCTTAGGTGATATCAACGAATATCTTGTGTTTAGACAGAAAGAAAGTATCCGTGAGATTTCTGCAGAAAAAGCAAAACTTCATGATGAAGACGCTAAAATTGTGGAAAAAGCTAAAGCTGAAGAAAAACAAGCTAAAGCGGAAGTTAAATCTACTGTAATCGTAAGCAAAGAGCAAAAGAATATTCAAAATAAAATCAAAAAAGTAGAAGAAAGAATTTCTGAGTTGGAAACAACGATTGAAAATATGGAAGCTTCTTTTGCCACAGAAAATCCTTCTGAAGAAACTTTAGAAAAATACAATAAAACCAAAGAAGAACTCGATCTTGCATTACAGGAATGGGAACATTTGGGAACGCAGTTAGATTAATTTTTTAACGAAATATAAATGAAGGATGGGTTTTTAAACTCATCCTTTTTTTTGTGAAAGCTTTAGAGCTTCAAAGAAATATTGTTTTTGAAAAAAATCAGCTTCCATGATTTTCAACTTCTTAAGAGAAATAATTTGGCAAGTAGCTTTCCAAAGTCTAAGCTTCGTAGAAGCGAAATGTTTGTAGAAAAATAGACGACCACTAATTTTGAGCTCCGTAGGAGCGACACGTTTGTTATAAAAATGAATATAATCATCATTAAATAACCATAATTTAATCTTTAATTAAAATCCTTTAAAATATTATTCCTATTTTTGCCAAATGATTTTCAAGGAAAGCAGACAATTAAAAAGCTTTATCTCAAAACTGATGTTTGGGATCTACTTTTTTGCATTGTTTTCTTCAAGCTTTCACAGTCATGAGTCTTCTGATGTTTTTATAGGTTTTAATCTTAAAAAATCAGAAAATAGTATTTCAAAATCTGAAGCCAAAGAAAAAGCCAGCGACTGTTTGGCTTGTCACTTTTTGGCTACCGGAAACACTTTAATTCCTGAAGAATTTAACTTTACTTTCGAAAGCTACACGCACGAGGTAGAACAAATTATTGCAGTTCAGGAAAGAATTTGGTCTCAGACAAAATTCACTTTTCAACTTCGGGGTCCACCCATCATTTCTTAATTACAGATTTATTTACCGGATTTTTTTAGTTTAAATTTTTTAGAATTTGAATGATTTTTAAATGCATGATGTATTTAAAATGGATTGATACATTGTTTTTGAACTATTAAGGAAATGTAAGGAGTTAAATTTTATTAAGATAATATCAAATAGATTTTTGTCTAGCATTATTAAAAGCGAAGCTCGACTTAACTATTCTAAACTCCTTATAAAGAATCTTAATAGTTTAATTAAGACCAATGATTCATCATTTTCTAAAAATAAGAGCATTCAAAAATTGAATTCTTTGTCTTTAATATTAAAGAAAATCCAATCAAATTTTTTTAACGAACAATACTTTCTGTTGTTGCAAATCATCAATGATGTTGATTTAAAGCTATGAGCGAAAAGCAAGTAGCCAATGGCAAAAAAGTATACAATCAAGCTATTTACAATGAAACTGATTTATAGTGTACTGCTGATCCTTTGTGGATTGGTGTTTACAAACGCACAAAAAACTTTCACTGTTCAGGGTACAGTTCAGGATTTTCACGATAAAACCATGCTCGAAAATGCTGTGGTGAAATTGGGAGA contains:
- a CDS encoding ABC-F family ATP-binding cassette domain-containing protein, translating into MLSVQGLGLHHSGNYLFQNVNFTIKKDDKIGLVGKNGAGKSTLLKMLSGEITFYEGNIVPEGNITIGFLKQDLDFVKGRTVWNETMQAFEQINAWKEELEEINHQLTVRTDYESDAYTDLINRMTDLNDLLMHHDAYNLEGDIEKVLFGLGFKADDFQKITDEFSGGWRMRIELAKLLLQKNDLMLLDEPTNHLDMESIIWLENFLKDYPGGILLVSHDKQFMTAVCNRTFDVNNRKVDDYKANYSKYLVMREDRREKLIQAKKNQDAEIKQMEDNINKFRASATKASFAQSLIKKLDKIERIEVDNEDVSKFNIRFVQSQVPGKVIFEAENLGKAYGQKQIFDDVDFIVQRGDRIALLGQNGQGKTTLAKILSGDIKDYSGNWNLGHNVNIGYFAQNQEEVLTPNKTVQEEAEDAATEETRPRVRDLLGSFLFQGEAVNKKTKVLSGGERNRLALCKLLLRPFNTLIMDEPTNHLDIQSKEIIKLALQKFEGTLIVISHDREFLQGLCDKIYEFRDGHMKEFLGDINEYLVFRQKESIREISAEKAKLHDEDAKIVEKAKAEEKQAKAEVKSTVIVSKEQKNIQNKIKKVEERISELETTIENMEASFATENPSEETLEKYNKTKEELDLALQEWEHLGTQLD